In one Lysobacter alkalisoli genomic region, the following are encoded:
- a CDS encoding GNAT family N-acetyltransferase, giving the protein MPLSAPSPLNDEHRLDDFRCSAPELTKWLLERARQNQASGASRCFVVCDEQQHVVGYYALAAGAVSHGDVPGRIRRNMPSPIPVIVLGRLAVHADWVGQGIGQGLLKDAVQRTLQTCEQIGARALLCHAIDEEAKAFYLKHGFIVSPIHDMTVMLPLG; this is encoded by the coding sequence TTGCCGCTCAGTGCCCCCAGCCCGCTCAACGATGAGCACCGGCTGGACGACTTCCGCTGCAGCGCACCGGAACTGACAAAGTGGCTGTTGGAGCGGGCGCGCCAGAATCAGGCGTCTGGCGCATCGAGGTGTTTCGTCGTCTGTGACGAGCAGCAGCACGTCGTGGGCTACTACGCGCTGGCGGCCGGCGCGGTGTCACATGGAGATGTGCCCGGCCGCATCCGACGCAACATGCCTAGTCCGATCCCGGTCATCGTGTTGGGGCGCTTGGCTGTGCACGCGGACTGGGTTGGCCAAGGGATCGGACAGGGGTTGCTCAAGGATGCCGTACAACGGACGTTGCAGACCTGCGAACAGATAGGCGCCCGTGCGCTGCTGTGCCACGCCATCGATGAAGAAGCGAAGGCGTTCTACCTCAAACACGGCTTCATCGTGTCACCCATCCACGACATGACGGTGATGCTGCCACTCGGGTAA
- a CDS encoding type II toxin-antitoxin system TacA family antitoxin, with translation MSAATSKVINFRAPAAKQALIDHAVEVSGMNRTEFILDAVCDKAREVLADQTRFALSRQALQRFNAQLDAPLEDNAAIRRLLSTPAPWER, from the coding sequence ATGAGCGCCGCCACCAGCAAGGTCATCAATTTCCGCGCGCCTGCCGCCAAGCAGGCGCTGATCGACCATGCCGTGGAAGTCAGCGGCATGAACCGCACGGAGTTCATCCTGGACGCCGTGTGCGATAAGGCGCGAGAAGTGTTGGCCGACCAAACCCGGTTCGCCCTGAGCCGGCAGGCCCTGCAGCGCTTCAATGCCCAGCTCGATGCGCCCCTGGAGGACAATGCGGCGATCCGCCGCCTGTTGAGCACCCCGGCGCCCTGGGAGCGCTGA